From the genome of Malus domestica chromosome 04, GDT2T_hap1, one region includes:
- the LOC103408450 gene encoding acyl-coenzyme A oxidase 4, peroxisomal-like, translating into MTVPPNQDDVKKNERTNYFNSPALDVSLAFPQATPASTFPPCASDYYQFDDLLTPEEQAMRLRVRKCMEKDVAPIMAEYWEKAEFPFQIIPKLGALRIAGGTIKGYGCPGLSITASAFATAELARVDASCSTFVLVHSSLAMLTIALCGSEAQKQKYLPSLAEFKTVACWGLTEPDYGSDASALRTTATKVEGGWILEGQKRWIGNSTFADVLVIFARNTTTNQINGFIIKKNAPGLAATKIENKIGLRIVQNGDILLNKVFVPDEERLPGVNSFQDTSKVLAVSRVMVAWQPIGLSMGVYDMCHRYLKERKQFGAPLAAFQINQEKLVRMLGNVQAMVLIGWRLCKLYEAGKMTPGHASMGKAWITLRARETVALGRELLGGNGILSDFLVAKAFGDLEPIYTFEGTYDINSLVTGREVTGIASFKPPASSQRSRL; encoded by the exons ATGACAGTTCCTCCGAATCAAG ATGATGTTAAGAAGAATGAAAGGACGAATTATTTCAATTCCCCTGCATTGGATGTCTCACTTGCTTTTCCACAAGCAACGCCGGCATCCACCTTTCCTCCCTGCG CCTCGGATTATTACCAGTTTGATGATCTATTGACTCCTGAGGAGCAGGCTATGAGATTGAGAGTAAGAAAGTGTATGGAGAAAGACGTCGCTCCAATTATGGCAGAG TACTGGGAGAAGGCAGAGTTTCCATTTCAAATTATTCCAAAGCTTGGTGCATTGCGCATTGCTGGTGGCACAATCAAG GGTTATGGGTGTCCTGGTCTTTCTATTACGGCAAGTGCTTTTGCTACAGCTGAACTTGCTAGAGTTGATGCAAGCTGTTCTACTTTCGTCTTGGTTCATTCCTCACTAGCAATGCTTACTATTG CATTATGTGGTTCAGAAGCTCAAAAGCAGAAATATCTACCTTCATTGGCTGAATTTAAAACTGTAGCCTGCTGG GGTTTGACTGAGCCTGACTACGGAAGTGATGCGAGTGCCTTGAGAACGACAGCAACAAAG GTGGAAGGAGGTTGGATACTTGAGGGCCAAAAGCGATGGATAGGAAACAGTACATTTGCTGATGTCTTGGTTATTTTTGCTAGGAATACAACAACAAATCAGATTAATGG atttataataaagaagaatgccCCTGGACTGGCAGctacaaaaatagaaaataaaattggtCTGCGCATTGTTCAAAATGGAGATATTCTCTTAAATAAAGTATTTGTTCCTGATGAGGAAAGGCTGCCTGGTGTTAATTCTTTTCAGGATACTAGCAAG GTTCTTGCTGTTTCGCGTGTCATGGTTGCCTGGCAACCTATTGGTTTATCTATGGGAGTCTATGATATGTGTCACAG GTATCTGAAGGAGAGGAAACAATTTGGAGCCCCCCTTGCAGCTTTCCAAATCAACCAAGAGAAACTTGTTCGTATGCTTGGTAATGTTCAAGCTATGGTTCTTATAGGCTGGCGCCTCTGCAAGCTGTATGAGGCAGGTAAAATGACTCCAGGTCATGCTAGCATGGGGAAG GCATGGATCACTCTGAGAGCAAGGGAAACAGTTGCTCTGGGGAGGGAATTGCTAGGTGGCAACGGAATCTTATCTGATTTTCTTGTTGCAAAG GCTTTCGGTGATCTGGAACCCATCTACACATTCGAAGGCACGTATGACATCAACTCCTTGGTCACCGGCAGGGAAGTCACTGGCATTGCCAGCTTCAAGCCACCTGCGTCAAGCCAACGGAGCCGCCTGTAG
- the LOC139195063 gene encoding uncharacterized protein, producing the protein MERFFKRKSSSGSGSSNNVDSSNTVGSSRTPSSRQSQLDDVLGNLQADPGLRTRIIDYDANMRDEVRRLYLQKGPCQPRGHNFPITNMSGINRRFIPQWFDDFDWLEYSVSKDAAFCLYCYLFKTKFEQVGSEAFTGDGFKNWKKGRERFKMHVGPVGSVHNKAREAATNLMNQATHIETAVSKHSDQAHNNDKVREVVMENAPGNLKLLAPSIKKEIVNSCALETLDAIMDGLKDRFFSILVDEARDVSVKEQMAMVLRYVDDNGHVIERFVGIQHVTDTTSSSLKDAIDTLFSRYGLSISKLRGQGYDGASNMRGALNGLKTKILREQPCAYYVHCFAHQLQLALVAVAKKNIDIAYFFATANNVVNHVGASCKRRDSLRGQLQEELVIAFENDCLITGRGLNQETSLKRAGDTRWNSHYGTLISIISMFSSVVHML; encoded by the exons atggaacggttttttaagagaaagtcATCATCGGGTTCGGGTAGTTCGAATAATGTTGATAGTTCAAATACTGTCGGTAGTTCAAGAACTCCAAGTTCAAGACAAAGTCAGTTAGATGATGTTTTGGGTAATCTTCAAGCGGATCCTGGATTAAGAACTCGAATAATAGATTATGACGCTAATATGAGAGATGAGGTCCGAAGATTATATCTACAAAAAGGACCTTGTCAACCTAGAGGTCATAATTTCCCAATAACTAATATGTCGGGAATTAATCGACGCTTCATTCCCCAATGGTTTGATGACTTTgattggttggagtatagtGTATCTAAAGATGCGGCATTTTGTCTCTATTGCTATCTCTTTAAAACCAAATTTGAACAAGTGGGTAGTGAAGCTTTCACTGGAGATGGATTTAAGAAttggaagaaagggagagaaagatttaaGATGCATGTTGGACCGGTTGGGAGTGTTCATAATAAGGCTAGAGAAGCTgctacaaatttgatgaatcaaGCTACACATATTGAAACGGCAGTGAGCAAACACTCTGACCAAGCTC ataataatgataaagttaGAGAAGTTGTGATGGAAAATGCTCCGGGAAATCTCAAATTACTAGCTCCTTccattaaaaaagaaattgtgaattcatGTGCCCTTGAAACACTTGATGCTATCATGGATGGTCTAAAAGATAGATTCTTTTCAATATTGGTGGATGAAGCACGTGATGTGTCTGTGAAAGAGCAAATGGCTATGGTGTTGCGTTATGTGGATGACAACGGGCATGTAATTGAAAGATTTGTGGGTATCCAACATGTTACCGACACTACTTCAAGTTCACTAAAGGATGCTATTGACACATTGTTTTCTCGTTACGGTTTGAGCATTTCCAAGCTACGAGGACAAGGTTATGATGGTGCTAGCAATATGAGAGGTGCGTTGAAtggccttaaaacaaagatattgagagaacaaccttgtgcatattatgttcattgctttgctCATCAACTTCAACTAGCTCTTGTTGCCGTAGCAAAGAAGAATATAGACATTGCCTATTTTTTTGCAACGGCTAATAATGTGGTTAATCATGTTGGAGCATCTTGTAAGCGGCGTGATTCACTTAGAGGGCAACTTCAAGAAGAGCTTGTGATAGCTTTTGAAAATGATTGTCTTATAACGGGGCGAGgcttaaatcaagaaacaagtcTCAAACGTGCCGGTGACACACGATGGAACTCACACTATGGTACCTTGATTAGCATCATTTCTATGTTTTCATCCGTGGTTCATATGCTTTAA